A genomic stretch from Leptospira licerasiae serovar Varillal str. VAR 010 includes:
- a CDS encoding type I polyketide synthase has product MKTNYSSGALSSEQASSLFKNISAQSVKTFVTFAGQGIDPIPELRSFYEEGHSHSEFWHTVFSSIDEECKAIHKDRLIRSLPLGFHLKDWLDQPELTPDHSILKNCSYSIPLIFLAQASALYRILQNVSDWENLFNETSGIFGHSQGVYAGFLLSSSPDKNSFLKNLSLILRNLISLGIRVQEEFPILELDISAKKFLKPDEVASPMAALKSEDDLLLIQELEKFNLNKSAEDTVYLGLKNGPKARVVCGSPESLLEFRSHLISNNIPNLDSWAFLKISAPFHCPLLRRVPVLLEEDVKRIGFNPKQSDLKIPLYDTRDGRDLRTESDIALALSRMAVAEMLDWEICLGSLENEESKILLISFGPGIDAEKLCTPMLKGKSYLVRNLSKSESYRSFTKETNLEFPKSWKEFQPETVELPNGNVFLKNNYSVWTGRAPIFGGGMTPSTVEPGIVIAAAKDGYLVEWAGGGQVTEELFRKRMDIFRKELPPGVSIVINLLYLDAYLWNLQVPLVKKLKSEGAPIEGVTISAGIPETEEAVRILKDFEAHGIWLNSFKPGTQKQIRQVLSIAKRIPDSKILMQIEGGAAGGHHSWEDLEELVRSTYSEIRDCKNIILAVGGGIAEPQDSKSWLFGIWAGKNQMPVDAVFLGTRLMAAKECATSEKIKQALVEISGSENWKTTQEGKNAGGVISGRSGLGAEIYYAENTWTKLSFLAEELTKGKETEDAKKAVLSRKNDLVSLINSTAKPYFGNLEEMSYTQILARYLELSCPGQRLISPEGNWPDHPFIDKSFRNRFIELVQRFEARISEPTDQNSILEEIRSEFDPNVFLNEWNNRYKNADTILILPEDIIFFFDVCKRPGKPVNFIPVIDEDIVKWIRSDSLWYSHCVGMEPDSCAWIPGPKAIKGIHKANEPVSSIFRNFLEVNLENSKTKQIHWEDLFDSDPKMKNFPNLFPEDQIRNNSISIFDNIDITPNDWILTLAELGKGFLTAILRSPKIGRSSSDLKLFFEPRIGRKFVWETSASEELLLIQVWEENKLKVELKLSEKDSAELKLYFYDPKNGTAIPFQRKFSSGKTLGVFIEEDLTFREESGLDLYLKTWGLDQKFALSSPNNISQEIESEIVIDKESILNFRKAIGELRRADLKSDPNPPLGMSTAFAWKVLLSPLFTLENKNLFRLLHFSQNFKWEKEANELVPGDKLRSKARLAKVRKLGSGQEIQILGEISKNGKKVCSFQTGFLIRDVYSKFDEFDSLPFEKSIRINSEAESNLLNSIPWIYKKEDQEASVVGTKLKFVSTKRLVLQLEENKELHSIEGTIEKISGSHSEEWGKFKIEETTFVGIPTTFDRFFSNLTEADSEIPLTKPYKIISETFYSPSDMSEYSAASGDTNPIHTDIDFAKYAGWKDRIVHGLWTSSRVIKQIVMDVCQGDPSRLSSFEETFEAPVYLGEELLLEAVHVSQKKGSQILAIRLENRNGERKLSAKAIVSHKKTGYVFTGQGSQSQGMGMKLRDEFPEARNVWQRAENTTRSELGFSLLKIVQENPTVLKVGKKVWSHPKGVLNLTQFTQVALVTKSMADWEILKERGFLDPEAPFAGHSLGEFSALSARGFLGLENVIRIVYGRGLTMQSLVPRDKQGRSPFGMSVVLGNRHVGLDEETILKVVSQIKEETGLPLEVVNLNIRDKQYSVTGDLKALTEMENRFKEIVRGKKTTIRLEGIDVPFHSRVLVNGVAEFRKTLEANVPQISGFEELDGKYIPNLVARPFSIDKEFIKHVWEVSGSPILERILKEDQNLSNKEIRRILLIELLAYQFAMPVQWIKTQDQFFLDLKVRRLIDLGARGDLAGMARQTLREISDPSSFEILHIEENRNLVFSELDDCESAEFSKLTEIHEPIETETPVEKLEVKNISTQIKESSQELQQFGGEEASVNLTKKDALFALLSLKAGIRPEEISEDENIDTLFGGNSSKRNQVMADLGAEFKTTSLDGAHEKSLKDLLKSLEEQSAYTQPGPYLRTSFEETLKKFFPPDFGRTEVFKHLKEERGLNASGIFAISIFLPLLVREGESLRKGALSSIPLSSRIGNSKDASKWLDKAVDLFAQSKGIRIGKLSANNSGYGGGAKVDAAALEELERKYFAAEGIFGKAIRNFQSRLIGEDPFAEFLIKDLSILQEARQKAQTESTPSSLFEEKKIVRFSNSEQWAKKKLLQGLNKLRTGSSIRFSSEEEKYFANHASPLLSQILGYWDQIFEKDEIQSPEEKKNISHKREYLRLLSSEWDQNKKPIFQAENSVLRPKFEISEEGNLNFKEVEYSTNLMDFFKGKISIGVSKDQGGSWAENQKETESILNSISSSSKEGVSFSGLKVLVTGGGPNSIALETVFVLLAGGADIILTTTSYSAEKVKFYKRIFQKYGSKRSSLSLVPFSQGSFEDIRSLSEWLIQKDWEPDVLIPFGAVGEENTGSQLDDSSLISLRVMLLGVEKLIGTLGRVKNTPTETSPLHVILPLSPNHGIFGRDGMYAETKLGLETLFRKKFSEEDDWGKNTRIHGCVIGWVRGTGLMEDNDLVAQALEEKSGVVTFSRREMGLLLANLIHTCVFHSSEQITKANFTGGLDSQTDLGKKLGKIRGDILSEAKIKKETFALKSKIILEKQETLTREFLPKEVYKFPAVPSQTKLNEIGHLKELDLSQTICVVGFAELGPAGSSMTRWELEKSGTLSLEAALELAWMMGFIKYQAADKGRSWTDSETGEAVSEWEIKSKYEDRILTHTGIRIIDKECVGFDPSTLFSFVDVVLEEDFFIPVSNSKEAEEFKNAEPEATEIYHDSEKDKWFVRRKKGSTIKARKASDFNRKVAGQIPKGWDPAKYGLSKDLTAQVDPITVYNLYCTCEAFLRSGMEPMELYRFLHPGLVGSTVGSGMGGMGKLKRMFHDFLLGKERQHDALQESLINVTTAWALTSYVGGYGPVQTPVAACATAGISLEMAASLIKEGKAGFMLAGAFDDFAMESLVGFGDMQATASSIEMSEQGIDPKGMCRPNDIRRGGFVESQGGGVVLLSRADLALEAGLPVYGILAYAGSKTDGIQASIPAPGLGLLSLGAESEKEKSPLRNALAAFGLTADDIGVAYKHDTSTKANDKNENKLLYNLLSKLGRTPGNLLPVVSQKSLTGHSKGGAAAWQTIGILQTLEEGIVTGNRNLEEVDPDMNDYQFITFTDESIPFGKHNIKAGMLTTLGFGHVGALCLFVHSDYFLAALTLEQREAYLALRRKREIKYRNRYHEIRMGLGKPMYERHTKSYFQEEEIGILLDAGYRSKLGEK; this is encoded by the coding sequence ATGAAAACGAATTATTCAAGCGGAGCTTTATCTTCCGAACAAGCATCATCATTATTCAAAAACATTTCCGCTCAATCAGTTAAAACATTCGTAACGTTTGCCGGACAAGGAATAGATCCTATTCCTGAGTTACGTTCTTTCTATGAAGAAGGCCACTCTCATTCAGAATTTTGGCATACTGTCTTCTCTTCTATCGATGAGGAATGTAAGGCTATTCATAAAGACAGGCTTATAAGATCATTACCGTTAGGCTTTCACTTAAAAGATTGGTTAGACCAACCCGAACTGACTCCAGATCATTCTATCTTAAAGAATTGTTCTTACAGTATCCCGCTAATCTTTTTGGCTCAGGCCTCGGCTCTATATAGAATACTCCAAAACGTATCCGACTGGGAAAATCTATTTAATGAGACTTCGGGTATATTCGGCCATTCTCAAGGAGTCTATGCAGGATTTTTATTATCTTCTTCTCCAGATAAGAACTCGTTTTTAAAAAATTTGTCCCTGATACTTAGAAATCTAATCAGTTTAGGAATTAGAGTCCAAGAAGAATTCCCCATTTTAGAATTGGATATTTCCGCTAAAAAGTTTTTAAAACCGGATGAGGTCGCCTCCCCCATGGCGGCGTTAAAGTCGGAGGATGATCTCCTATTAATCCAAGAATTAGAAAAATTTAATCTAAATAAGAGCGCCGAAGATACCGTGTATTTAGGTTTAAAGAATGGACCAAAGGCAAGAGTAGTTTGTGGTTCTCCGGAATCATTGTTGGAATTCAGAAGTCATCTTATAAGCAATAATATTCCAAACCTTGACTCTTGGGCGTTTCTCAAAATTTCCGCCCCATTTCATTGCCCCCTACTGAGAAGAGTGCCGGTACTTTTAGAAGAAGACGTGAAAAGGATCGGGTTCAATCCGAAACAATCCGATCTAAAAATTCCTTTATATGATACGAGGGACGGAAGAGATCTCAGGACCGAATCAGACATCGCACTCGCATTATCCAGAATGGCAGTAGCGGAAATGTTGGATTGGGAAATCTGTTTAGGAAGTTTAGAAAATGAAGAAAGTAAAATTTTACTAATTTCATTCGGTCCGGGAATAGACGCCGAAAAGTTATGCACTCCTATGCTCAAAGGAAAATCCTATCTCGTTCGAAACTTAAGCAAATCGGAGTCATACAGGTCTTTTACTAAAGAAACTAATTTAGAATTTCCTAAATCATGGAAAGAATTCCAACCGGAAACTGTAGAACTTCCAAACGGGAATGTTTTTCTAAAAAACAATTATTCCGTTTGGACAGGAAGGGCTCCAATTTTTGGAGGAGGAATGACTCCTTCTACAGTCGAACCCGGAATTGTCATCGCGGCCGCTAAAGACGGATACTTAGTAGAATGGGCAGGAGGCGGACAAGTAACCGAAGAGCTATTTAGAAAGAGAATGGATATATTTCGAAAAGAATTGCCTCCTGGAGTAAGTATAGTCATCAATCTCCTATACTTAGATGCCTATTTATGGAATCTGCAAGTTCCATTAGTAAAAAAACTCAAAAGTGAAGGAGCTCCTATCGAAGGAGTCACAATCTCCGCAGGTATTCCGGAAACTGAGGAAGCCGTTCGTATATTAAAAGATTTTGAAGCTCACGGGATTTGGCTGAACTCTTTCAAGCCCGGAACACAAAAACAGATCCGACAAGTTCTCTCCATTGCAAAAAGGATACCGGATTCAAAAATTCTAATGCAGATAGAGGGAGGAGCAGCTGGAGGTCACCATAGTTGGGAAGATCTAGAAGAACTGGTCCGGTCTACTTATAGCGAGATCAGAGATTGTAAGAATATTATCTTGGCGGTCGGCGGAGGAATTGCAGAGCCTCAAGATTCCAAATCTTGGTTATTCGGGATATGGGCGGGAAAAAATCAGATGCCTGTAGACGCTGTGTTCTTAGGAACCAGGCTCATGGCTGCAAAAGAATGCGCTACATCAGAAAAAATTAAACAAGCGCTGGTAGAGATCTCAGGTTCCGAGAATTGGAAAACTACTCAGGAAGGAAAGAACGCAGGGGGAGTAATCTCGGGAAGATCCGGATTAGGCGCCGAAATTTATTACGCAGAAAATACTTGGACCAAACTTTCATTCCTTGCAGAAGAACTCACAAAAGGAAAGGAAACTGAAGACGCTAAAAAAGCGGTTCTATCCAGAAAGAACGATTTGGTTTCTCTCATCAATTCCACTGCTAAACCCTATTTCGGCAATCTAGAAGAAATGAGCTACACTCAAATTCTAGCTAGATATTTAGAGTTAAGCTGTCCTGGGCAAAGACTGATCTCTCCGGAAGGAAATTGGCCGGATCATCCTTTTATAGATAAAAGTTTCAGAAATAGATTCATAGAATTAGTGCAAAGATTCGAAGCTCGTATCTCCGAACCTACAGACCAAAATTCCATACTGGAAGAAATAAGATCCGAGTTCGATCCGAACGTTTTTCTAAACGAATGGAATAACAGATATAAAAACGCGGATACTATCCTTATACTACCGGAAGATATTATATTCTTCTTTGATGTTTGCAAAAGGCCCGGCAAGCCCGTAAACTTCATCCCTGTCATTGACGAAGACATAGTTAAGTGGATCAGGTCTGACTCTCTGTGGTATTCTCATTGTGTAGGTATGGAACCGGATTCCTGCGCTTGGATCCCCGGGCCAAAAGCGATAAAAGGAATTCATAAAGCGAACGAACCGGTATCCTCTATCTTCCGAAACTTTTTGGAAGTAAATTTAGAAAACTCTAAAACTAAACAAATTCATTGGGAAGATCTGTTCGATTCGGATCCCAAAATGAAAAATTTCCCGAATTTATTCCCAGAAGATCAAATCAGAAACAACTCAATTTCAATATTCGATAACATCGATATAACCCCGAATGATTGGATCTTAACTTTAGCAGAACTAGGAAAAGGATTCCTAACCGCTATATTAAGATCTCCTAAAATTGGCCGATCTTCATCCGATCTAAAATTATTCTTTGAACCGCGGATTGGCAGAAAATTTGTTTGGGAAACAAGCGCTTCGGAAGAATTGTTACTGATCCAAGTCTGGGAAGAGAACAAACTAAAAGTAGAATTAAAACTTTCAGAAAAGGATTCTGCAGAGCTAAAACTTTACTTCTACGATCCCAAAAACGGGACCGCTATCCCTTTTCAGAGAAAGTTTAGTTCAGGAAAAACTTTAGGCGTATTTATAGAAGAAGATCTTACATTTAGAGAAGAATCCGGTCTTGATCTTTATTTAAAAACATGGGGATTGGATCAAAAATTTGCTCTCAGCTCTCCAAATAATATTTCGCAAGAAATAGAATCCGAGATCGTAATCGACAAGGAATCTATTTTAAATTTCCGAAAAGCAATCGGGGAATTAAGAAGAGCGGATCTTAAATCGGATCCAAATCCTCCTCTTGGAATGAGTACTGCTTTTGCATGGAAGGTATTACTTTCTCCTTTATTTACATTAGAAAATAAGAATTTATTTAGACTTCTCCACTTCTCCCAAAATTTCAAATGGGAAAAAGAAGCAAATGAGTTAGTTCCCGGAGACAAGTTAAGATCGAAAGCAAGACTTGCAAAAGTCCGTAAATTAGGCTCAGGACAAGAAATTCAGATCCTGGGAGAAATTTCAAAAAATGGAAAGAAGGTCTGCTCTTTCCAAACCGGATTTTTGATCAGAGATGTTTATTCTAAATTCGATGAATTCGATTCATTACCTTTCGAAAAAAGTATTCGGATCAATTCGGAGGCGGAATCCAATCTTCTTAATTCTATTCCTTGGATTTATAAAAAAGAAGACCAGGAAGCGAGCGTAGTCGGAACTAAATTGAAATTCGTTTCGACTAAGCGTCTTGTTTTACAACTAGAGGAAAACAAAGAACTTCACTCAATCGAAGGTACGATCGAAAAAATTTCAGGATCCCATTCTGAAGAGTGGGGAAAATTCAAAATAGAAGAAACAACCTTTGTTGGAATTCCAACCACCTTTGATCGATTCTTCTCCAATTTGACGGAAGCAGACTCGGAGATACCGCTTACTAAACCTTATAAGATTATTTCCGAGACTTTTTATTCTCCTTCGGATATGAGCGAATATTCCGCAGCCTCCGGAGATACAAATCCGATACACACAGATATAGATTTTGCAAAATATGCTGGATGGAAGGATAGGATCGTTCACGGACTATGGACTTCTTCGCGAGTAATTAAGCAAATCGTAATGGATGTCTGTCAAGGAGACCCGTCCAGGTTATCATCCTTTGAGGAAACTTTCGAAGCTCCTGTGTATCTAGGCGAAGAATTACTTTTAGAGGCGGTTCACGTTTCGCAAAAGAAAGGATCTCAAATTCTTGCTATAAGATTAGAGAATAGGAATGGAGAAAGAAAGTTAAGCGCAAAAGCGATCGTTTCTCATAAAAAAACCGGTTACGTATTTACCGGCCAAGGTTCTCAGTCCCAAGGAATGGGAATGAAACTTCGGGATGAATTTCCGGAAGCAAGAAATGTTTGGCAACGAGCTGAAAACACTACAAGGAGCGAGTTAGGCTTCTCCCTCTTAAAAATCGTACAAGAAAATCCGACCGTATTGAAAGTAGGCAAGAAGGTTTGGAGTCATCCAAAGGGTGTTCTTAATCTAACTCAATTTACGCAAGTCGCTTTGGTCACTAAGTCCATGGCGGACTGGGAGATTCTGAAAGAAAGAGGGTTCTTAGATCCAGAGGCTCCTTTTGCAGGACATTCCCTTGGAGAATTCTCGGCTCTGTCGGCTAGAGGATTTTTAGGATTAGAAAACGTGATCCGGATCGTGTATGGAAGAGGGCTTACCATGCAAAGTTTGGTTCCAAGGGACAAACAAGGAAGAAGTCCTTTCGGGATGAGCGTAGTATTAGGAAATCGTCATGTAGGACTGGACGAAGAAACTATTCTAAAAGTTGTGTCTCAGATCAAAGAAGAGACAGGCCTTCCTCTTGAAGTCGTCAACTTAAACATAAGAGACAAACAATATTCTGTGACAGGAGATCTGAAAGCTCTCACTGAAATGGAGAACCGTTTTAAAGAAATCGTAAGAGGAAAAAAGACCACAATTCGTTTGGAAGGAATAGATGTACCTTTCCATTCAAGGGTTTTGGTAAACGGAGTCGCGGAATTCAGAAAAACTCTGGAAGCGAATGTTCCTCAAATTTCCGGTTTCGAAGAATTGGACGGCAAATATATTCCCAACCTAGTTGCCCGACCATTTTCCATTGATAAAGAATTTATAAAACACGTTTGGGAAGTTTCAGGAAGCCCAATCTTAGAAAGGATATTAAAAGAAGATCAAAATCTTTCCAATAAAGAGATTAGAAGAATCCTACTCATCGAATTACTTGCGTATCAATTTGCAATGCCGGTGCAATGGATCAAGACACAAGATCAATTCTTCCTAGATCTAAAAGTTCGAAGATTGATAGACCTTGGTGCGAGGGGAGATCTCGCAGGAATGGCAAGGCAAACTCTAAGAGAAATTTCGGACCCTTCTTCCTTTGAAATCCTGCATATAGAGGAAAATCGGAACCTAGTCTTTTCCGAATTAGACGATTGTGAATCTGCAGAATTTTCAAAACTCACAGAAATCCATGAACCGATTGAAACAGAAACTCCTGTTGAAAAGTTAGAGGTTAAGAACATTTCAACACAAATCAAAGAATCCTCACAAGAGCTCCAACAATTCGGCGGAGAAGAGGCTTCCGTAAATCTGACAAAGAAGGATGCATTATTTGCATTACTTTCTTTGAAAGCGGGAATTCGACCAGAAGAGATCTCCGAAGATGAAAATATAGATACCTTATTCGGAGGGAATTCTTCTAAAAGAAATCAAGTGATGGCGGATCTAGGAGCCGAATTCAAAACCACAAGTCTGGACGGAGCTCATGAAAAATCTTTAAAGGATCTGTTAAAATCCCTAGAAGAACAGTCCGCTTATACACAACCGGGACCGTATCTAAGGACTTCTTTCGAAGAAACCTTGAAGAAGTTTTTTCCTCCCGATTTCGGTAGAACGGAAGTTTTTAAACACTTAAAGGAAGAAAGAGGCTTAAACGCTTCCGGTATTTTTGCAATCAGTATCTTTCTCCCTTTACTAGTAAGAGAAGGAGAATCTTTACGAAAAGGAGCTTTGAGTTCCATCCCATTAAGTTCCCGGATCGGAAATTCTAAAGACGCATCCAAATGGTTAGACAAAGCGGTGGATTTGTTCGCTCAATCCAAAGGAATACGGATCGGAAAATTATCCGCAAACAATTCCGGATACGGAGGAGGAGCAAAAGTAGATGCTGCAGCTCTGGAAGAGTTGGAGAGAAAGTATTTTGCAGCGGAAGGAATTTTTGGAAAGGCAATCAGGAACTTCCAATCTAGACTTATAGGAGAAGATCCATTTGCAGAATTTCTAATAAAGGATTTGAGCATTCTCCAAGAAGCAAGGCAGAAGGCCCAGACGGAATCGACTCCTTCTTCTTTATTCGAGGAAAAGAAAATTGTTCGTTTTTCCAACTCGGAACAGTGGGCAAAGAAAAAACTATTACAAGGTCTAAATAAACTTAGGACCGGGTCCTCGATCCGGTTCAGTTCAGAAGAAGAAAAGTATTTTGCGAATCACGCAAGTCCTCTATTGTCCCAGATTTTAGGATATTGGGATCAAATTTTTGAGAAAGATGAGATCCAATCTCCGGAAGAGAAGAAGAATATTAGTCATAAAAGAGAATACTTAAGATTACTATCTTCCGAATGGGATCAAAATAAAAAACCGATATTCCAAGCGGAAAATTCCGTACTGCGTCCAAAATTTGAGATCTCCGAAGAAGGCAACCTAAACTTTAAAGAAGTAGAATATTCTACTAATTTAATGGATTTTTTCAAAGGAAAAATTTCCATCGGAGTAAGCAAGGACCAAGGAGGAAGCTGGGCAGAAAATCAAAAAGAGACCGAGTCGATTCTAAATTCTATTTCAAGCTCGTCCAAGGAAGGAGTCTCTTTCTCCGGTCTGAAAGTTTTAGTCACTGGTGGCGGTCCAAATTCTATCGCGTTAGAAACTGTGTTCGTGTTACTTGCAGGCGGTGCGGATATCATTCTAACTACCACTTCTTATTCCGCTGAAAAAGTTAAGTTTTATAAAAGAATATTCCAAAAGTACGGGTCCAAACGATCTTCTCTTTCATTAGTTCCTTTTTCCCAAGGGTCATTCGAAGACATACGTTCCCTATCGGAATGGCTAATCCAAAAAGATTGGGAACCTGATGTTTTAATCCCATTCGGAGCAGTCGGAGAAGAAAATACAGGATCACAATTGGATGATTCTTCTTTAATATCTTTGAGAGTCATGCTCCTTGGCGTGGAAAAACTGATCGGAACTCTAGGACGAGTGAAGAACACACCTACGGAAACTTCTCCACTTCATGTGATCTTACCTCTTTCTCCGAATCATGGAATCTTTGGAAGAGATGGAATGTATGCGGAAACTAAACTAGGTCTTGAGACTTTGTTCCGTAAAAAATTCTCGGAAGAAGATGATTGGGGAAAGAATACAAGGATCCATGGTTGTGTAATCGGCTGGGTTAGAGGAACAGGCCTGATGGAGGATAACGATCTTGTTGCCCAAGCATTAGAAGAAAAATCAGGAGTAGTTACATTCTCTAGAAGAGAGATGGGATTACTTTTAGCAAATCTGATCCATACTTGCGTATTCCATTCTTCAGAACAGATCACTAAGGCAAATTTTACGGGCGGTTTGGATTCTCAAACCGATCTTGGAAAAAAATTAGGAAAAATTCGCGGAGACATTCTCTCGGAAGCAAAAATAAAGAAGGAAACTTTTGCACTTAAGAGCAAAATTATATTAGAAAAACAAGAAACTCTAACGAGGGAATTCCTACCCAAGGAAGTGTATAAGTTCCCTGCCGTCCCTTCTCAAACAAAACTGAACGAGATCGGGCATTTAAAGGAACTAGATCTATCTCAAACAATTTGTGTCGTAGGCTTTGCCGAATTAGGGCCTGCTGGAAGCTCTATGACGAGATGGGAATTGGAAAAATCAGGAACACTTTCATTAGAAGCAGCGCTCGAACTTGCCTGGATGATGGGCTTTATAAAATACCAAGCCGCGGATAAAGGAAGAAGTTGGACTGATTCTGAAACAGGAGAGGCAGTCTCTGAATGGGAAATCAAATCCAAATACGAAGATAGGATCTTAACTCATACTGGGATCCGCATCATAGATAAGGAATGTGTAGGATTTGATCCATCCACGTTATTCTCCTTTGTAGACGTAGTCTTGGAAGAAGACTTCTTTATTCCTGTCTCAAACTCCAAAGAGGCGGAGGAATTCAAGAACGCGGAACCGGAAGCTACGGAAATCTATCATGATTCGGAAAAAGACAAATGGTTTGTGCGAAGGAAAAAAGGGAGCACAATCAAAGCCAGAAAAGCTTCCGACTTCAATAGGAAAGTTGCAGGACAGATCCCAAAAGGCTGGGACCCCGCAAAATACGGACTTTCAAAAGATCTAACCGCTCAGGTTGATCCTATCACGGTATATAATCTTTACTGCACATGCGAGGCTTTCTTACGTTCCGGAATGGAGCCAATGGAATTATATAGGTTCCTACATCCGGGACTTGTAGGTTCTACTGTAGGCTCTGGTATGGGAGGAATGGGTAAACTTAAAAGAATGTTCCATGACTTTCTCCTCGGAAAGGAAAGACAGCATGACGCGTTACAAGAATCTCTTATCAACGTTACGACAGCTTGGGCGCTCACTTCCTATGTAGGGGGATATGGCCCTGTCCAAACTCCAGTCGCAGCCTGTGCAACCGCCGGAATATCCTTGGAGATGGCGGCAAGTTTGATCAAAGAAGGTAAAGCGGGCTTTATGTTAGCCGGAGCCTTTGACGATTTCGCGATGGAAAGTTTGGTCGGATTCGGCGATATGCAAGCTACCGCAAGCAGCATTGAGATGTCGGAACAAGGCATCGATCCGAAAGGAATGTGTCGACCCAACGACATTCGAAGAGGTGGATTCGTGGAATCCCAAGGAGGAGGAGTCGTTCTTCTTTCAAGAGCTGACTTGGCCCTAGAAGCAGGACTCCCTGTATACGGAATTTTAGCATATGCAGGCTCTAAGACCGATGGGATACAAGCTTCTATTCCTGCACCTGGATTGGGACTTTTATCTTTAGGAGCCGAATCCGAAAAAGAAAAATCTCCTTTAAGAAATGCATTAGCGGCTTTCGGACTTACGGCTGATGATATAGGAGTAGCCTATAAACATGACACTTCTACAAAAGCAAACGATAAGAATGAAAACAAACTTTTGTATAATCTATTATCCAAGTTAGGAAGAACTCCAGGAAACCTGTTACCTGTAGTTTCTCAAAAATCACTTACCGGGCATTCTAAAGGAGGAGCGGCGGCCTGGCAAACCATCGGAATATTACAAACTTTGGAAGAAGGTATCGTAACCGGAAATAGGAACCTTGAAGAAGTGGATCCGGATATGAACGATTACCAATTCATCACTTTTACCGACGAAAGCATTCCATTCGGGAAACATAATATTAAGGCCGGAATGTTGACAACTTTAGGCTTCGGACATGTGGGAGCGCTTTGCCTTTTCGTTCATTCCGATTATTTCTTAGCTGCACTCACCCTCGAACAAAGAGAGGCCTATCTGGCGTTAAGAAGAAAAAGAGAGATCAAATATCGAAACAGATACCATGAGATCAGAATGGGATTAGGAAAACCAATGTATGAAAGACATACTAAGTCCTACTTCCAAGAAGAAGAAATAGGCATCTTATTAGATGCGGGATACAGATCCAAACTAGGAGAGAAATGA
- a CDS encoding holo-ACP synthase, translating to MMKLGSQLLPSFNSTGNPSVSVGVDLTFIPEFQESLHDKATFFFKITFTEWERKKGQTKPENQRASFFAGRYAAKEALIKAIDGYRLFQKPDLTVNYSEIEIRNDDYGRPYFRFYGNFETYLNNLKPNSIRLSISHTGDYAFSEVLLIF from the coding sequence ATGATGAAATTAGGATCACAACTTCTCCCGAGTTTCAATTCGACAGGGAACCCTTCCGTTTCCGTAGGAGTGGATCTTACTTTTATTCCCGAGTTCCAGGAAAGCTTGCACGATAAGGCCACATTCTTCTTTAAAATCACTTTTACGGAATGGGAAAGAAAGAAAGGACAAACAAAACCTGAAAACCAAAGAGCAAGTTTTTTCGCAGGAAGATACGCCGCAAAAGAAGCATTGATCAAGGCAATAGACGGTTATCGTTTATTCCAAAAACCTGATTTAACCGTAAACTATTCGGAAATCGAAATACGCAATGACGATTATGGTCGTCCTTATTTTCGTTTTTACGGGAATTTCGAAACTTATCTAAACAACTTAAAGCCGAATTCTATCCGGTTAAGCATCAGCCATACGGGGGATTATGCATTTTCCGAAGTCCTCCTGATATTTTAG